A stretch of Corynebacterium timonense DNA encodes these proteins:
- a CDS encoding DUF3151 domain-containing protein, translating to MKMNDMMAPPPVHLPEDPAHGKDPLARETALEHPDSPTVWAARAEKELDGGDDLVAYAYARTGYHRSLDRLRANGWKGWGPVPASHEPNQGVLKAIAVLALASRRIGDEAEYDRCRQMLSDADPQSVGALLG from the coding sequence ATGAAGATGAACGACATGATGGCCCCGCCCCCTGTGCACCTGCCGGAGGACCCGGCGCACGGTAAGGACCCGCTCGCGCGTGAGACGGCGCTGGAGCACCCGGATTCGCCGACGGTCTGGGCGGCGCGGGCGGAGAAAGAGCTGGACGGCGGGGATGACCTCGTCGCGTACGCGTACGCCCGCACTGGTTACCACCGCTCGCTGGATCGGCTGCGCGCCAACGGGTGGAAGGGCTGGGGCCCGGTCCCGGCCAGCCACGAGCCGAACCAGGGCGTGTTGAAGGCGATCGCGGTGTTGGCGTTGGCGTCGCGACGCATCGGCGACGAGGCCGAGTACGACCGGTGCCGCCAGATGCTGTCGGACGCTGACCCGCAGAGCGTGGGCGCCCTGCTGGGCTAG
- a CDS encoding Cj0069 family protein, with the protein MHKAIVVFEVEGGSDKYIDGHRRDTMPIVNAIKDKGWNAEVVFFRPEWTEDLFSYVSENFDGYISRVNPGNIPGGEKGYFDLLTRLSEAGLVGMSTPDEMMAYGAKDALVKLNDTDLVPSDTAAYYEVEDFHSTFPTSLSYGERVLKQNRGSTGSGIWRVRLADADLAASVEPGTALPLDTEIKCTEAVDNHTETRQLGEFMDFCDQYIVGDNGMLVDMRFLPRIVEGEIRILLVGPHPVFVVHKKPAEGGDAFSATLFSGAKYTYNKPEEWQELIDMFAEARPVIAEKLGGDNIPLIWTADFMLADDDETGTDTYVLGEINCSCVGFTSELDMGIQQLVADEAVKRIEERNA; encoded by the coding sequence ATGCACAAGGCAATCGTGGTCTTCGAGGTCGAAGGCGGCTCCGACAAGTACATCGACGGCCACCGCCGGGACACCATGCCCATCGTCAACGCCATCAAGGACAAGGGCTGGAACGCCGAGGTGGTCTTCTTCCGCCCCGAGTGGACCGAGGACCTGTTTTCCTACGTTTCCGAGAACTTCGACGGCTACATCTCCCGCGTCAATCCCGGCAACATCCCCGGCGGCGAAAAAGGCTACTTCGACCTGCTGACCCGCCTGTCCGAGGCCGGCCTGGTGGGCATGTCCACCCCGGACGAAATGATGGCCTACGGCGCCAAGGACGCCCTGGTCAAGCTCAACGACACTGACCTGGTTCCCTCCGACACCGCCGCCTACTACGAGGTCGAAGACTTCCACTCCACCTTCCCGACCTCCCTGTCCTACGGCGAGCGCGTGCTCAAGCAGAACCGCGGCTCCACCGGCTCCGGCATCTGGCGCGTCCGTCTCGCCGACGCCGACCTCGCCGCCTCCGTCGAGCCGGGCACCGCCCTGCCGCTGGACACCGAGATCAAGTGCACCGAGGCCGTGGACAACCACACCGAGACCCGCCAGCTCGGCGAGTTCATGGACTTCTGCGACCAGTACATCGTCGGCGACAACGGCATGCTCGTGGACATGCGCTTCCTGCCCCGCATCGTCGAGGGCGAGATCCGCATCCTCCTCGTCGGCCCGCACCCCGTCTTCGTCGTGCACAAGAAGCCGGCCGAGGGCGGTGACGCCTTCTCCGCCACCCTGTTCTCCGGCGCGAAGTACACCTACAACAAGCCCGAGGAGTGGCAGGAGCTCATCGACATGTTCGCTGAGGCCCGCCCCGTCATCGCCGAGAAGCTCGGCGGCGACAACATCCCGCTGATCTGGACCGCCGACTTCATGCTCGCCGACGACGACGAGACCGGTACCGACACCTACGTCCTCGGCGAAATCAACTGCTCCTGCGTCGGCTTCACCTCCGAGCTCGACATGGGCATCCAGCAGCTCGTCGCCGACGAGGCCGTCAAGCGCATCGAGGAGCGCAACGCCTAG
- a CDS encoding sulfurtransferase, protein MGVELDPHPLFQEYAHPEKFVSAAWLSARLGVDGLRVVESDEDAFLYDIGHIPGAVRIDWERDLNDPVRRDFIDGEAFARLMSERGIARDDTVVIYGDRSNWWAAYTAWVFELFGHPDVRLLDGGRDAWMGEERDTSFAVPDLPATRYPVVERTDGPLRAFAGELLTSPPAQLIDARSPESYAGVPRDVREGKAPGFLRHGHIPGAVNVPWGNSVHPNARFKHRAEIEQVYADFDPSKRTVTYCEMGESSAHSWFVLRHILGFSNAALYDGSWAEWGNMVRVPIEKTHTEPTE, encoded by the coding sequence ATGGGGGTCGAACTCGATCCGCACCCGCTGTTTCAGGAGTACGCGCACCCCGAAAAGTTCGTGTCTGCGGCGTGGCTGTCGGCCCGGCTCGGGGTTGACGGCCTGCGCGTCGTCGAAAGCGACGAGGACGCGTTTCTCTACGACATCGGCCACATCCCCGGCGCCGTCCGCATCGACTGGGAGCGCGACTTAAACGACCCGGTGCGGCGCGATTTCATCGACGGCGAGGCCTTCGCCCGGCTCATGTCCGAGCGTGGCATCGCCCGCGACGACACCGTCGTGATCTACGGCGACCGCTCGAACTGGTGGGCCGCCTACACGGCTTGGGTCTTCGAGCTTTTCGGCCACCCCGACGTGCGGCTTCTCGACGGCGGACGCGACGCCTGGATGGGAGAAGAGCGCGACACCTCCTTCGCCGTCCCCGACCTGCCCGCCACGCGTTACCCGGTGGTCGAGCGCACCGACGGGCCGCTGCGCGCCTTCGCCGGCGAGCTGCTCACCTCCCCGCCCGCCCAGCTCATCGACGCCCGCTCCCCCGAGTCCTATGCCGGCGTCCCGCGGGACGTGCGCGAGGGCAAGGCGCCGGGTTTCCTTCGCCACGGGCACATCCCGGGCGCGGTGAACGTGCCCTGGGGCAACTCCGTCCACCCCAACGCGCGCTTCAAGCACCGGGCGGAGATTGAGCAGGTCTACGCGGACTTTGACCCGTCGAAACGCACTGTCACGTACTGCGAGATGGGCGAAAGCTCCGCGCACTCCTGGTTTGTGCTGCGTCACATCCTTGGCTTTTCCAACGCCGCGCTTTACGACGGCTCGTGGGCGGAGTGGGGAAACATGGTGCGTGTCCCCATCGAAAAGACACACACGGAACCTACGGAGTAG
- a CDS encoding acetyl/propionyl/methylcrotonyl-CoA carboxylase subunit alpha, producing MSQLTKVLIANRGEIAVRIIRATKDAGLASVAVYAEPDASAPFVDMADEAFALGGTTAAESYLDIDKILAAAADSGADAVHPGYGFLAENAEFAQRVIDAGLTWIGPSPASIEALGDKVTARHIAEAANAPMAPGTKDPVADADEVVAFAQEHGLPVAIKAAFGGGGRGMKVAYTLEEIPELYESATREATAAFGRGECFVERYLDKARHVEAQVLADQHGNVIVVGTRDCSLQRRFQKLVEEAPAPFLTEEQRERIHSSAKAICREAGYYGAGTVEYLVGADGLISFLEVNTRLQVEHPVTEATTGIDLVREQFRIAQGETLRFTEDPTPRGHAIEFRINGEDAGANFMPAPGTVTEYSEPAGPGVRVDSGVRAGSTVGGQFDSMLAKLIVSGETRTEAIERSKRALAEYTVAGLPTVIPFHQAVLSDPAFVGDGSTFGVYTRWIEEEWANDIPAFTDTNTASPDGEEPEETRTFAVEVNGRRIEIALPASLVFGAGPRRKKKKRRSSGASAAASGDSVAAPMQGTVIKVNVSEGDEVSEGDVLLVLEAMKMENPVKAHKAGTVTGLAAETGGQVNKGAVLMELK from the coding sequence GTGTCTCAACTAACGAAGGTACTCATCGCCAACCGCGGCGAGATCGCGGTCCGCATCATTCGCGCCACCAAGGACGCCGGCCTGGCGTCCGTCGCCGTATACGCGGAACCCGACGCTTCCGCACCGTTCGTCGACATGGCCGACGAGGCCTTCGCCCTCGGCGGCACGACCGCCGCGGAGTCCTACCTGGACATCGACAAGATCCTCGCCGCCGCCGCCGATTCCGGCGCCGACGCCGTCCACCCCGGCTACGGGTTCCTCGCGGAAAACGCCGAGTTTGCCCAGCGCGTCATCGACGCCGGCCTGACGTGGATCGGCCCCTCCCCCGCCTCCATCGAGGCGCTCGGCGACAAGGTCACCGCCCGCCACATCGCCGAGGCCGCCAACGCCCCGATGGCCCCGGGTACCAAGGACCCCGTCGCCGACGCCGACGAGGTCGTCGCCTTCGCCCAGGAGCACGGCCTGCCCGTGGCCATCAAGGCCGCCTTCGGCGGCGGCGGGCGCGGCATGAAGGTGGCGTACACCCTCGAGGAGATCCCCGAGCTCTACGAATCCGCCACCCGCGAGGCCACCGCGGCATTCGGCCGCGGCGAGTGCTTCGTGGAGCGCTACCTGGACAAGGCCCGCCACGTCGAGGCCCAGGTGCTGGCTGACCAGCACGGCAACGTCATCGTCGTGGGCACGCGCGATTGCTCGCTGCAGAGGCGCTTCCAAAAGCTCGTCGAGGAAGCACCCGCCCCCTTCCTCACCGAGGAGCAGCGCGAGCGCATCCACTCCTCCGCCAAGGCCATCTGCCGCGAGGCCGGCTACTACGGCGCGGGCACCGTCGAGTACCTCGTCGGCGCCGACGGGCTGATCTCCTTCCTGGAGGTCAACACCCGCCTCCAGGTCGAACACCCCGTCACCGAGGCGACCACCGGCATCGACCTCGTGCGCGAGCAGTTCCGCATCGCCCAGGGCGAGACGCTGCGCTTCACCGAGGACCCCACCCCCCGCGGCCACGCCATCGAGTTCCGCATCAACGGCGAGGACGCCGGCGCGAACTTCATGCCCGCGCCCGGCACCGTCACCGAGTACTCCGAGCCCGCCGGCCCCGGCGTCCGCGTCGACTCCGGCGTGCGCGCCGGCTCCACCGTCGGCGGCCAGTTCGACTCCATGCTGGCCAAGCTCATCGTCTCCGGCGAAACCCGCACCGAGGCCATCGAGCGCTCCAAGCGCGCCCTCGCCGAATACACAGTCGCGGGCCTGCCCACCGTCATCCCCTTCCACCAGGCCGTCCTCAGCGACCCGGCCTTCGTCGGCGACGGCTCCACCTTCGGCGTCTACACCCGCTGGATCGAGGAGGAGTGGGCCAACGACATCCCCGCCTTCACCGACACCAACACCGCCTCCCCCGACGGCGAGGAGCCCGAGGAGACGCGCACCTTCGCCGTCGAGGTCAACGGGCGACGCATCGAGATCGCTCTGCCCGCCTCCCTCGTGTTCGGCGCCGGCCCGCGCCGCAAGAAGAAGAAACGCCGCTCCTCCGGGGCCTCCGCCGCCGCGTCCGGCGACTCCGTCGCGGCGCCCATGCAGGGCACCGTGATCAAGGTCAACGTCTCCGAAGGCGACGAGGTCTCCGAAGGCGACGTCCTCCTCGTCCTCGAGGCCATGAAGATGGAAAACCCCGTCAAAGCCCACAAGGCCGGCACCGTCACCGGCCTCGCCGCGGAAACCGGCGGCCAGGTGAACAAGGGCGCCGTGCTCATGGAGCTCAAGTAA
- a CDS encoding GNAT family N-acetyltransferase encodes MTFTLREATESDRTYLHRLNFLTEVFGDENGEVGEDIIASAAAYVGDWDPDRDGGVIALDHLGIPAGGVWLRRWASPDDYGWAAPLGPDVPELAIAVENRYAGHRLGAQLLEAACDLARRQGAQRISLHVEPNNPRAHHRYVSSGFTELSPEESGCRPVTMVRAL; translated from the coding sequence ATGACTTTTACACTGAGAGAAGCCACCGAGTCTGACCGCACCTACCTTCATCGCCTGAACTTCCTCACCGAGGTCTTCGGGGATGAGAACGGCGAGGTGGGCGAAGACATCATCGCCAGCGCCGCGGCCTACGTCGGCGACTGGGACCCCGACCGCGATGGCGGGGTCATCGCCCTCGACCACCTCGGCATCCCCGCCGGCGGGGTGTGGCTGCGCCGCTGGGCTTCCCCCGACGACTACGGCTGGGCGGCACCGCTGGGGCCGGACGTGCCGGAACTCGCGATCGCGGTGGAGAACCGCTACGCGGGCCACCGGCTCGGGGCGCAGCTTCTCGAGGCCGCCTGCGACCTCGCCCGCAGGCAAGGCGCGCAGCGCATCTCGCTGCACGTCGAGCCGAACAACCCCCGCGCGCACCACCGCTACGTCTCCTCCGGCTTCACGGAGCTCTCGCCCGAAGAATCGGGCTGCCGCCCCGTGACGATGGTCCGCGCGCTCTAG
- a CDS encoding pyruvate carboxylase, which translates to MTHSLPHFSKVLVANRGEIAVRAFRAAFETGAKTVAVYPREDRNSFHRAFADEAVQIGREGQPVRAYLDIDEIIEAAQTSGADAIYPGYGFLSERAELARACADSGIRFIGPSPETLDLTGDKAAAVHAAERAGLPTLKDSAPSTDPKELVGFAEEFEFPVFVKAVAGGGGRGMRFVERPEDLEKLAAEASREAEAAFGDAHVYLERAVINPQHIEVQILADGQGNVIHLFERDCSLQRRHQKVVEIAPAQHITEEQREQICADAVRFCREINYEGAGTVEFLVDENGNHVFIEMNPRVQVEHTVTEEVTGVDIVRSQMYIAAGATLEDLGLSQESVSLTGAALQCRITTEDPANGFRPDSGLITGYRSPGGAGVRLDGSVGVGTEITPNFDSLLVKMTCRGKDFQVAVDRALRALNEFTVTGVSTNIAFLRGLLSDPDFRYERINTNFITDHPHLVDTPVAPDDAGRILDYIASVTVNKPNGPQPTRISPSKKLPDLDYTDTPRGSRDELLELGPEKWAQKLREQTALGVTETTFRDAHQSLLATRIRTNTLVAAAKHVGHLTPELTSVEAWGGATYDVGMRFLHESPWMRLDELREAMPNVNIQMLLRGRNTVGYTPYPDTVTRAFVNEAARSGIDIFRIFDALNDVSQMRPAIEAVLETGTTVAEVAMAYSGNLLDPAEDLYTLDYYLRLAEQIVDTGAHVLAIKDMAGLLRPGAAAKLVSALRERFDLPVHVHTHDTAGGQLATYLAAAHAGADVVDVASAPLAGTTSQPSMSALVAAFANTERDTGLSLKAVSDLEPYWEAVRQVYAPFESGIPGPTGRVYKHEIPGGQLSNLRTQANALGLGERFELIEDYYAAVNEILGRPTKVTPSSKVVGDLALHLVGAGVDPADFAENPRKYDIPESVIGFLQGELGTPPGGWPLLRDKALDGRAEVNRTVEVPAEQEEALTSDDYKVRRATLDKLLFPKQYDEFLEHRRTYGITDQLSDRTFFYGLTEGEETLIYYGEVDEERTPLVVRLEAIGDPDEKGMRQVILTVNGQVRPLFVRDESAESTVAEVEKADASNPGHVAAPFAGVVNITVSVGDEVTEGDQVATIEAMKMEASISAPTSGTVERVALTQATKVEGGDLVVVIS; encoded by the coding sequence GTGACTCACTCGCTCCCACACTTCAGCAAAGTCCTTGTGGCGAACCGCGGCGAAATCGCGGTCCGCGCGTTCCGCGCCGCTTTCGAAACTGGCGCGAAGACCGTCGCTGTCTACCCGCGGGAGGACCGCAACTCCTTCCACCGTGCCTTTGCCGACGAGGCCGTCCAGATCGGTCGCGAAGGCCAGCCCGTCCGCGCGTACCTCGACATCGACGAGATCATTGAGGCCGCCCAGACGTCCGGGGCCGACGCCATCTACCCAGGGTACGGGTTCCTCTCCGAGCGCGCCGAGCTCGCCCGCGCCTGCGCGGACAGCGGCATCCGGTTTATCGGCCCCTCGCCCGAGACCCTCGACCTGACCGGCGACAAGGCCGCCGCCGTCCACGCCGCCGAGCGCGCCGGGCTGCCCACGCTGAAGGACTCCGCCCCCTCGACGGACCCGAAGGAGCTGGTGGGGTTCGCGGAGGAGTTCGAGTTCCCGGTCTTTGTCAAGGCGGTCGCCGGCGGCGGCGGGCGCGGGATGCGTTTTGTGGAGCGCCCTGAGGACCTCGAAAAGCTCGCGGCGGAAGCGTCGCGTGAGGCGGAGGCCGCCTTCGGCGACGCGCACGTCTACCTCGAGCGCGCCGTGATTAACCCGCAGCACATCGAGGTGCAGATCCTCGCGGACGGGCAGGGCAACGTCATCCACCTCTTCGAGCGCGACTGTTCGCTGCAGCGCCGCCACCAGAAGGTCGTGGAGATCGCGCCCGCGCAGCACATCACCGAGGAGCAGCGCGAACAGATCTGCGCCGACGCCGTGCGCTTCTGCCGCGAGATCAACTACGAGGGCGCCGGCACCGTCGAGTTCCTCGTGGACGAGAACGGCAACCACGTCTTTATTGAGATGAACCCGCGCGTGCAGGTCGAGCACACCGTGACCGAGGAGGTCACCGGCGTCGACATTGTGCGCTCCCAGATGTACATTGCGGCGGGCGCGACCCTCGAGGACCTGGGGCTGAGCCAGGAGTCGGTGTCGCTGACGGGCGCGGCGCTGCAGTGCCGCATCACCACGGAGGACCCGGCCAACGGCTTCCGCCCCGACTCGGGCCTCATCACCGGCTACCGCTCCCCGGGCGGCGCCGGGGTGCGTCTCGACGGCTCCGTGGGCGTCGGCACCGAAATCACCCCGAACTTCGACTCCCTGCTGGTCAAGATGACCTGCCGAGGCAAGGACTTCCAGGTTGCCGTGGACCGCGCCCTGCGCGCCCTCAACGAGTTCACCGTCACCGGCGTGTCCACCAACATTGCCTTCCTGCGCGGGTTGCTCTCCGACCCGGACTTCCGCTACGAGCGCATCAACACCAACTTCATCACCGACCACCCGCACCTCGTGGACACTCCCGTCGCCCCCGACGACGCCGGCCGCATCCTCGACTACATCGCCTCCGTCACGGTGAACAAGCCGAACGGCCCGCAGCCCACCCGCATCAGCCCGTCGAAGAAGCTGCCCGACCTCGACTACACTGATACGCCCCGCGGCTCCCGCGACGAGCTGCTCGAGCTCGGCCCCGAGAAGTGGGCGCAGAAGCTGCGCGAGCAGACCGCCCTCGGCGTTACCGAGACCACCTTCCGCGACGCGCACCAGTCGCTGCTGGCCACGCGCATCCGCACGAACACCCTCGTCGCCGCGGCCAAGCACGTCGGCCACCTCACCCCGGAGCTGACCTCCGTCGAGGCGTGGGGCGGCGCGACGTATGACGTCGGCATGCGCTTTTTGCACGAGTCGCCGTGGATGCGCCTCGACGAGCTGCGCGAGGCCATGCCCAACGTGAACATCCAGATGCTGCTGCGCGGGCGCAACACCGTCGGCTACACCCCGTACCCGGACACTGTCACCCGCGCCTTCGTCAACGAGGCGGCGCGCTCCGGCATCGACATCTTCCGCATCTTCGATGCGCTTAACGACGTCTCACAGATGCGCCCGGCCATCGAGGCCGTCCTGGAGACCGGCACGACCGTCGCCGAGGTCGCGATGGCGTACTCCGGTAACCTCCTCGACCCGGCCGAGGACCTGTACACGCTGGACTACTACCTGAGGCTCGCCGAGCAGATTGTCGACACGGGCGCCCACGTCCTGGCCATCAAGGACATGGCCGGCCTGCTGCGCCCGGGCGCGGCGGCGAAGCTCGTCTCCGCCCTGCGCGAGCGCTTCGACCTGCCCGTCCACGTGCACACCCACGACACCGCCGGCGGCCAGCTGGCCACCTACCTCGCCGCCGCCCACGCCGGCGCCGACGTCGTCGACGTCGCCTCCGCGCCGCTCGCCGGCACGACCTCCCAGCCGTCGATGTCGGCGCTGGTCGCGGCCTTCGCCAACACCGAGCGCGACACCGGCCTGTCCCTTAAGGCCGTCTCCGACCTCGAGCCCTACTGGGAGGCGGTGCGCCAGGTCTACGCCCCCTTCGAGTCCGGCATCCCCGGCCCGACCGGCCGGGTGTACAAGCACGAAATCCCCGGCGGGCAGCTGTCCAACCTGCGCACCCAAGCCAACGCCCTGGGCCTGGGGGAGCGCTTCGAGCTCATCGAAGACTACTACGCGGCTGTCAACGAGATCCTCGGCCGCCCGACCAAGGTGACGCCGTCTTCCAAGGTCGTCGGCGACCTTGCGCTCCACCTCGTCGGCGCGGGCGTCGACCCCGCCGATTTCGCGGAGAACCCCCGCAAGTACGACATCCCCGAGTCCGTCATCGGCTTCCTCCAGGGCGAGCTGGGCACCCCGCCCGGCGGCTGGCCGCTGCTGCGCGACAAAGCCCTCGACGGCCGCGCCGAGGTCAACCGCACCGTCGAGGTGCCTGCAGAGCAGGAAGAGGCGCTGACCAGCGACGACTACAAGGTCCGCCGCGCGACGCTGGACAAGCTGCTCTTTCCCAAGCAATACGATGAGTTCCTCGAGCACCGCCGCACCTACGGCATCACGGACCAGCTGTCCGACCGCACCTTCTTCTACGGCCTCACCGAGGGCGAGGAGACGCTGATTTACTACGGCGAGGTCGACGAGGAAAGGACCCCGCTGGTGGTCCGCCTCGAGGCGATCGGCGACCCGGACGAGAAGGGCATGCGCCAGGTCATCCTCACCGTCAACGGGCAGGTGCGCCCGCTGTTCGTCCGCGACGAAAGCGCCGAGTCCACCGTCGCCGAGGTGGAGAAGGCCGACGCCTCCAACCCGGGCCACGTCGCCGCCCCGTTCGCCGGCGTGGTCAACATCACCGTCTCCGTGGGCGACGAGGTCACGGAGGGCGACCAGGTGGCCACGATCGAGGCGATGAAGATGGAGGCCAGCATCTCCGCGCCGACGTCCGGCACCGTCGAGCGCGTGGCGCTCACCCAGGCCACGAAGGTCGAGGGCGGGGACCTGGTGGTGGTGATCTCCTAG
- a CDS encoding M20 metallopeptidase family protein produces MSDNQLSDLYTTIDEAAAAIASDVTEWRHHLHQNPELSNREEETERYILDRLAEFGIEEVTSGIAGHGIAAWIRGNGDSDGDSRTILLRADTDALPVKENSGEDFASEKVDKDYPGGPFPVAHACGHDTHIAMLLGASKVLQDLREELNGDILLVFQPAEEGPPAGEPGGADLMVKEMEEQGFFDPAPTMAFGIHIVPAPVGAIAYARGIQNAASETVKITIVGEQVHGSTPWQGVDPMPAVGDVLSNIGQIYRQVDVKERFSISLGHIVDQGRFNIIGNQVEIWGTVRSLTTDVMEDVNERIARYVSNLATAHGCEGTVEFFDDIPPVVNAPEWLDATLPTYERVADGKPVFEIPPSMGYDDVSEFIARFGGVYALLGGQNFTFTADGGVENTEGDSRGMVPNHSPKFYVNDDALTYGVRLHAQVAVDHLMGELNAEAKGTEEEATES; encoded by the coding sequence ATGAGCGACAACCAGCTCAGCGACCTCTACACCACGATCGACGAGGCTGCAGCCGCGATCGCCAGCGACGTCACCGAGTGGCGCCACCACCTCCACCAAAACCCGGAGCTGTCCAACCGCGAGGAGGAGACCGAGCGCTACATCCTCGACCGGTTAGCCGAGTTCGGCATCGAGGAGGTCACCAGCGGCATCGCCGGCCACGGCATCGCCGCCTGGATCAGGGGCAACGGCGACAGCGACGGCGACTCCCGCACGATCCTGCTGCGCGCCGACACCGACGCGCTGCCGGTCAAGGAGAACTCCGGCGAGGACTTCGCCTCCGAGAAGGTGGACAAGGACTACCCAGGCGGCCCCTTCCCCGTCGCCCACGCCTGCGGCCACGACACCCACATTGCGATGCTGCTCGGCGCCTCGAAGGTCCTGCAGGACTTGCGCGAGGAGTTGAACGGCGACATCCTGCTTGTCTTCCAGCCGGCCGAGGAAGGCCCGCCCGCCGGCGAGCCCGGCGGCGCGGATCTCATGGTCAAGGAAATGGAGGAGCAGGGCTTCTTCGACCCCGCCCCGACGATGGCCTTCGGCATTCACATCGTTCCCGCCCCCGTGGGCGCGATCGCCTACGCCCGCGGCATCCAAAACGCGGCCTCGGAGACCGTGAAGATCACCATCGTGGGCGAGCAGGTACACGGATCGACCCCGTGGCAGGGCGTCGACCCGATGCCCGCCGTCGGCGACGTGCTGTCCAACATCGGCCAAATCTACCGCCAGGTGGACGTCAAGGAACGCTTCTCCATCTCGCTCGGCCACATCGTGGACCAGGGCCGCTTCAACATCATCGGCAACCAGGTGGAGATCTGGGGCACGGTCCGCTCGCTGACCACGGACGTGATGGAGGACGTCAACGAGCGCATCGCGCGCTACGTGTCCAACCTCGCCACCGCCCACGGCTGCGAGGGAACCGTCGAGTTCTTCGACGACATCCCGCCGGTGGTCAACGCCCCCGAGTGGCTTGACGCCACCCTGCCGACGTACGAGCGCGTCGCGGACGGCAAGCCCGTCTTCGAAATCCCGCCGAGCATGGGCTACGACGACGTCTCCGAGTTCATCGCGCGCTTCGGCGGCGTCTACGCCCTGCTGGGCGGCCAGAACTTCACCTTCACGGCCGACGGCGGCGTGGAAAACACCGAGGGCGACAGCCGCGGTATGGTGCCCAACCACAGCCCGAAGTTCTACGTCAACGACGACGCCCTCACCTACGGCGTACGCCTGCACGCCCAGGTGGCCGTCGACCACCTGATGGGCGAGCTCAACGCCGAGGCCAAGGGCACCGAAGAGGAAGCCACCGAGAGCTAA